Genomic window (Daucus carota subsp. sativus chromosome 5, DH1 v3.0, whole genome shotgun sequence):
ATACATTGATAGTTTTGTAGTTTCAGGACACAACGGTATGTGAACAtttaaatgatatattaaattgattGTGTATGGAGTTTCTTGTATTAGCGGTTTAGTATAACGGCTTCTCAGTAATTGTCCTTTCGGTCACATAAATTTTGCACAGAATCTTCAATAATAGTTGAGCTGCTAAAATATCACAGAAAAAGTCAAGGATATTATTGCCAATGGAATATGTTGTTTACCTAGTTTGTGGTGCAGAGCAGGACACAGACAATACTATCTtgcattttaatttcaaaccatAAATGCATGCAATATTTCATATCATTTTCATTGAGATGGTGGCTTAATTATGACCAACAATTATTGAGATGGTGGCTTAACTTTGACCAACAATCATTGAGATGGTGGCCTAAATGGGCAACAATGGTTCGACTACTAAGAGTAAAAATATGGAAATAGACAAATTAATGGGTCGATTCATGGCATGCTTGTAGAATTTGACATGGCAGTATGCTTTTGCAAACGCTTctcttgaaatttcttttgcaaTATGAGGGTATCTAACAAGGCTCGACCATATCTCAAATGCAAGTATATGTGTACAATGTCAACAGTAAAGATAATAGAGGCCTACTACGGTCCTGAACAATGTAAAAGATTGCTGTGGTAGTTACAGTAATGATGGTCTTTTGCCATTTACTTAAGATAAAATTCGATGTCTATGGGTCAGCCTCCCAAGTTTTATAACTGAAAGGAAAGGTGTGTCACCTGTTTGTCAATGGGTCAGTTCTGAGTTTTATAATCTCAAACAAAAAAGTGTGTTAGATTTTTCTTTATTCTATCTTTGTTGCATTGAATGAAAATGCAAAAATGatggtatatatttttaatccttTGATGATTATACACAAGTGAACTAGAACTCCATTTTACAATAGTCAACTAATCGAAGTTTGAATTTTGGTGTGCTCTTTTGAATTTGTCTAATTTCGCTAGAAATAGATATCAGTTGTTTCTGTGATTCTGTTTGTTTCTATTGGTTCTTTACACTAATTTCTATTTCCTTGCAGTCACATCATTTTGGTCTGCACTTACTTTCTTGTTGCTCTTTGCGTATCCGAAACCTGAGAATCCAACCCCCAGTTTTGAGTATCATACAGCATTCAGTGGAGTGGCCTTGGGAATTGTAAGCGAAAAACTATATGGTCTTaccaaattatatttcatataacTGTGTGCCTTTATATAGGAATGCCCTTGCTTTAATTTGTTGCGAGTGTCTTGCCTGTTTTAAGTGGTGTATGCAACTGTTTGAAGTAAATCAATGGGACAATTCTCAAGTATTTCTTTGTTAAAATGTATGCATTATGTCTGTATAAACAAGTCATAAAATTTTACAGAGCAAGTTTATCATGTTGGGCAGGTAGCTGGGGTCCAACAAACTTACCATCAGTTTCACCACGAAAGTGTTCCACGCATCTTTACCTCCCAGCTCTCAATACCTTTGTATGCGGGCAGAGTAGTTGTGGGTATCTCTACTATACTACTTGTCAAGTTCTGTAGCAAGACTATAGCAAAATGGACTCTTCCTATATCAGCAAATGCCTTGGGCATCCCAATTCGATCAACTAACTACATCCCAGCTCTAGTTTATTCACCAACAGGTAAAAAGCCTGCTGAAGCAAAACAGACAGGTTATCTTCAAAAGCTTTTATTTTTCGTCAATCAGGATTCATTTGATGTAGACACTGGTATTAGACTCGTTCAATATGCTGGCCTTGCCTGGTCTGTGGTAGATCTTGTTCCCTCCCTTTTCTCTCACCTAAGGTTGTAATAGTTTAGGTAGTTAACTAGTTTTCTACTATTTTGCTTGGTAGTTGGTATAATTATGTCAACTTTCGATTATTGTATTTGCTAGCAAACCTCTTTAGCTTGTATATAGTTTCGGTATTTCTTACACATAGATGAGAAAATGACAGTTTACGCTTCCTATTTTGGAAGACATTCTCGTAGATGTTTACAAGTAGAGTTTGGAATGTCTCTACCATTAACTTAGTTGACATCTTTGCTTGATGATATACTGTTTGTATCATTTGTGTAATAAGAAATCTTCTTTTCTAATTTGTCTCAGAGTATAAGATTATATGGCACACCATCTCTTGGAAAACAAAAAAGTTTTGAGCTTGTGAAATTTTCCATTAAATTAAAGAATtttgatcaaaattttcaaCTAAAATATTGATGAATCTGTACTTGGGATAATGTATATTGTTATTTGGTGTTTGACTAGACTTATAAGTAGCTTATAAGCTGAAATTACATGCATTTTTCAGTTTATAAGTCTGCTTAAATTATCTTCATGTTTGTAATCAAAAGCCTTAAAGATTGGTATGCCCGGTGCCCGGATGATAACGATGTACTAGTATAAGATATACAAAGCTAACAAGTGCTTTGCTGTATAAAATTTCAACTTGGGGAGCCAAAttacacttttttttcttcatCCTAGAGGCATTAGATTTCTATATTTCCAGAATCAACATTTGAGCATAGGATAgtaacaagaaaagaaaagaacacAAATTCATTAGAATTATTTTTTGGAATTAACATATTATCCCCTGTGCAAGAGATATGAGCTGAAGCCTAGGAGTTGTAGTAGAATGGCTTAATATATAGTTATCATGTATTCATGTATATGTTTAGCTGCACATCCCTCTTTCCTTCATTACATGCCTCCTCAGCCCTGGAATATGAACATTTGAGATATAATCTTTCCAGTCAATGCTTCCCACGTTAAACCCGAATATCTGTTTTTCTTCCTCGGACATGCATGCCATCAATCGCTCTGTGTTGCTGTTGTCGAACCTGTTGGTGAAGATATACACAGAATTAGATTATGGCACTTGGTAAATTTGAAGTTAATGCTAGTGAACTTGCTACCATATGAAAGTAAAGATTGAAGGGGATGAATTTTGATTGTTCTTGGAGCATGCTTATATTACCTTCCACCATAGAATGAGTATGGAGCATATATTTTTGCCAAGTACTTTGCCTGTTCAACTGACTTTctgcaaatattttcaagtttCCGAGAATCTTTCTTATTAGGATTGGGCAAGTCTGTCAATCCAATTCTGTGGATCGTGTCCCTCCAGAGGTGAGAAGAGAAATCATCCATAGACTTGAAGAGTTTCATGGCTGGCACGTGGATCGGCCTCCCCTTGCTGTCAACACAGGGCAAGGAGTTGAAGTGTTGATACAACAACTCAGCCAAGTCCTGAAAGACTAATGGGTTTACAACAGATGAAGCTATCTGGTATATGTTGCTTTCTGATTTTGCCGCAGACCCGTGTTTCGCCATTGCTGCCAGGGTTGCATTCACAACCATGTCTGCTGGAACCTACAACTCACATTCTTTAAATTCTTCTAAAGCATCAAACAGGAAAATTTCCATCAAAGGGAAATACTGAAACAGATACGCTACTTACAACATCAAGTACTCCATTGGGGTCTACTAGAAATCCAGTGAGCTGCCCTTTCCCATAGTACAGAACAATTGGATCCATCATCCTgggtgaagaagaagaaaacaaaaggAAGGGGCACATAGTTCACATTCAGATCTTGCTCAATAATTAAAGGACTGGTAATGAGTTCAGAAACTAAACACACCTATTTCCTTCCATCCAACCAGGAAATGGTTCTTTGTACGTACTTTCGATGACACTGGGTCGAATTATCACTACTGGTATATCTCCTCTCAGATTATCAATCAGCATTTCCCCCATAGCCTTGGTAAATACATAAGTGTCTTGCCACCCGTACTTTTTTGCTCTGGAAATCATATTCAGATATCGCGTGTTTGGTGATTAGTATGATGCAAATCAGTAATTCAACAAGAAACAAGTTTTTCTCCAGAAGCCATCACCTCTCTGATCCCAAAGCCTTCATGTTTTGAGCCAATGCATTGCCTTCTAAACCTTGTTTGGGGTCCAGGACGAACTCTAATTCATCTCGGACATTCAGTTTTGGAAGATTAGAGGTTCCTGGTTTTCCAAATGTGTGACTTTCTCTGGCTATGCTATCGCCAACACAGAATGGTTTTTCCATGACTCTTCCTTGTCTCTGTCCATTAACATAAGCTGCATGAAACATATTCAGACTATCTACATTGTAAGTAACTCTCACTTGTAGATGAAAAATAATACCGTGCTGTTGTTATATAGTCAGCATGTTGATTACTCTCAAATGCAATTTATGGTCTTGTCTCGTGCAAATACGGTTACAAGTTCTTATCTAATGATACAAAAAATGGAGAAAGAAAACAATCATATTTACTTTTTTACCTGTGGAGATTTGCAAGAAGAGTTTGAGCTTCGTGCATTTTTTTGCCAGAGTCATAACACGACTAGGTCCACCGGTGTTTATGTCAAGAGAAACGTCGTATCTGCAATTTCATCACAACACTGTGGTTTATGTACATATAGAGAGTTTGCTATATCATGCTTTAGGTGTACAAGAtagatgatatattaataacCTCTCATCGAAAGTGGTATTAGCTGCAGAGTTCACGATTATGTCAACGTCATGCATAATTGCAGTTGCCATATCATCATCTAAACCTAGATTAGATTCACAAACATTCCCAACAACAGGAACAAGCTTGCTCAACATGAAAGCTTGATAGGATTTTCCATGTTTTTGTTTGAGACACTTAAACAGCTCGGTGTTAATAATCTGCAATGCAAGTAGAGTTAGAAGTTACAGCTGCACTTGAAAAAAAGGAAATTGCTCCATTTAATACGGGCTTACTTCATTTTTCATTCTTTCATTTGCAGCTTCTTTATTCTTTGCCTTGATCAAGAGATAAATTTTACCAACATCAGGAACAGTGCGCAGTATCTTCTCTATAAGAACTGCAAATTAGTAACCAGATACAAATAGAGAAATAAATATGAGGttctggaaaagaaaaggctaTAAATGATAATGATCCTATAGTTAACTTCTGATTTAGAAATTTTCATTGATAAAAACACTGTGTGTCTGTGAgatagagagagggagaaagggagagaataagttgtgtgtgtgtgtgtgtgtgagagagagagagagaggggggggggggggggggggggggggggggagggagagggagcaAGTCTACTGTTACTAGTGGAGAAGGCACCTTTTGCCAAGAATCCAGTTGCACCGGTTATGAGAAGCCCTTTTCCTTGAAGAAACTTAACAATCCCAATACCCTTCTCATGCACATCTATAAGGGTTCCATTATAAGGCACCAAATCCTTTGCGACAATCTCAGCCTGGCCGTTCCTATTTGGATTCAAAACCAAGCTCCCTGCTGCATCCAAGAGAGCGGAGCCATTATCCGGGCTTATGACAGTGGACCTATCTGTCAAAACAGATGAAACCTTACTCGTCTTTACAACATTTTTTCCACTTTGACAATATATCATGCCATTCCTCTTTGCCAAAAGGCACCGGCTTTGCATTTGAGACAATCTTGTAGATGCTTTTGGTGCAACCGGGATGGAAGATAGCGATAAAGATTCCATCATTCAAAGAGAGGTAGGCAAATTAGAAGAGAACTAGAGACAAACTAAACCTTTACAGGTGCGATTATGGTGGGTTAAAGGTTGGAAGGTGGTAAGTCTAGCTAATCACCTCCTaatcacaaaataaaaaatacaaaaacataaTGAAAACAAGTAAACAAACAAGAATCTACAAGCTTTTTGCCCCCTTATTTTTGTACTTTAAACAAAGAAGTTGGGATGAGAAGAGAAAGATGGGTTGGTCTGAGGTTTTATGGGAGGGAGATGAGAGTTAGGTAACAAAAGGCTCTCTTTTTGCCATCCTTCTCAAACTTCTCATCAATGGCTAAGATGGCGGGAACTCTATTTATTCTCGTACTTGATCAATTAAGAAGCTGTATAAAAAATTAAGCAAAAGAAAGGGTGTGAGAATTGAGTAGGTGATGTAAGTAGGCAAGACTATGGGGCTGTTTGGCAGACTGAAGCATAAGTCGCTTCTAGCTTCTGCTTCtattgacccgtttgtgtaaataaatagAAGTACTTtcaagaagctgagaatgctaacttctctctcagagcttctacttcttttccaaacactttattaacttatttacttcccACTtccacttctgctccacttctttagtttaagtaagaagtcacttcttttaacctaacccaaacggcccttgTATATATTCTGTTATGTTTCTATTGCCTTTCAAAATGACAAAATGAAGGTGTTTGTTTGGCCTTTTTCTACAAAATTAAAGACTTAATTGAGAATTTCTTTTGACATTTATATACTATTAAGTATTTAAGAACCGTTTAACATTTCTTATTCGTAGaaataagtactccctccgtctctttttaGTTGTTACATTTCTCTTTTTGTTGGTCACATTTCCCATATACATAATGGTGCCATCcgggtgaacttaaaataagtgcttcttgcttaaaataaaaaaagtgaagtagaatttagaagttagttaagacttataagtaattaaacaaaaattaggaatcctaactttttataagtgcttcttgacatTTTACGCAAACAATACAATGCTTCTAATTCAAAACTTGAGAAGCGGGGCTTAAACGCCACATCCAAGCACCCACAATGTCTCTAGATTTCAAGACAAACACTATAAGCTACCAATTCATAGTCATGTGTTGGATCTCTTTGCTCGTGGGTCTTCAATTATCGAAAAGTGTACGCAATCACCTTATTGTATTTCATCAGTACATATTCTAAtctcttactccctccgtccccctgagttatatacattgggggacggggacggggacgcggcacggactttaatccttttgtaaaatatagttctataacttatttttaagatttttcttttctgaataaaagtttgaatgttatatttttattcagaaaaagaaaaattttaaaaaaaaattatggaactatattttataagagaatTGAAGTGCGTGCGAGCAGTGAAAaggaaatgtatagaattaaatgagacagagggagtacagaGACACATTACAAAATTACCATGATCGTCTCGTAATACCAATATAGACACAATTATTAACCTCTGCTTTAGTTCTTGAGAACTTGTTTCACACTTTTCCTTCCATTTAAATTTCTCATTTTTCTTGCTGAGTTTAGTCAATGGTGTAGCTAATTTAGCAAAACCGTTAACGAATCTGTGATAATAACTTGTTAACCCCCAAAAACTTGTGGTGGAGTCTTGGATCTTTCTCAATTAATTCCAGCTTCAATCTTGGTCGAATCCACCTTGATTCAAAAATTGAACTTCTCTTAACTAAAATTCACACTCCGAAAATTTAGAATGTAACTTCTCTTTGTACAATATTTTTAATGTAGCTCTTAAATGTTCAGCATGATCACCCTCAGATTTAAAACAAATCAGAATATGGTCATTGAACCCTATCATAAATTTATCCAGGTActtcttaaaaaatttatattttagatcCACAAAAGCTGCTGGTGCGTTAGTTAATCCAAACACTATCATTAGAAATTCATAATGCCCGTGCTTGGTTTTGAATGCGGTTTTTGACATATCCTCGGGCTTGATCTTCAATTTATGGTAAATGGGACTGTTGatggaggaatttggtaatcaacaaagatgaggttcatggccggaatcaagatctgtgacggtggttttTGTCGCCGAAGtgtggtggttgtgtgttttagggggtggctgagattagggttttgagttggtctcacgtgctctcaactcatgatcccctaatgtgcctacgtacccctatatttatagaggatcaagccatacgtagttctattgaaccaagactcctagtttgatcaagactaggcctcttggggataagaccaacttTAGGccggtgacttatcacttagagttctactccagttagaattaagcCTTGAGACAACTACCttagactcctagtccaagtacatcacggatacggcatcatctccactacgagagatgacactaaccgctacttttcgtagcatggaggagacatcggatagagccgtgaccacttccttgaggtgtagggacgcgtccttaccccctagcgaaggttctcactaagaggtaagactattgaggagccaaattacacgatcgtctcagtcccccaatgagggctaactcaccagaatacaggacccagacatatgatcggccttcatgtcacccctgagggccttctacaaccatgatcaccccaagcccccgcacgaggacaacccggcagatagcaggattggggattatagatcacgtCCGGTcataacccgggaactaccagatgagcctgataacttccagatgagcctggcactagtcttcatatccctcggaagggtaggtcttcgtatccctcggaagggtcgtcatcgagactcactcatcctcacaCATAATGAATTTACCTGTGGGCGCGACcccggagggcgcgcccttcgtCTTCGCTATCTTGTCTCCTTAGCTCTTACCAGTAATAGAGGTCAGACCTCTTTTTCGAACCGAGGCCGCGCCTTCCGGGTTGCCCCGAGAAGCCTGTACCACAACTCTGTAGCCAATTTCGGCTATAACAGGGacgtatataaatttttagaaaataggTTGCACCTTTCAATAAGATCAGTTCATGATATCAACAACTTACGATTCAAAATGGAAGGACCTAACATCCAATAGCTAACAAATCAACATAAGGATTAGAACAGAACGAAAGAATGAAAGATTGAAAGATGATTTTAACTTGCATATCTAAAAAAGACAATGCATATGTGTTGCctgcagtggcggaaccagaggggggctaggggatgctagagccccccctaacctcgaaaaaacagtgttaatttttttctcagcccccgctgaattattcatgtcaatataatttaggGCACTTAGATCAAGTTCAAGAGATGTCTTATAACACGTCCTAAGTCAAAATTTGGGatatttgatgaaaaatgttgatccaaCAATATCCTAGTGATGCCTTCTATCACTAGAACAACCTCTTGAAACCTTATTTATAAAGCATATCTCTTCTTGTTATatcctatatattattataatagttatacatactctctttctctctctgctttgaacttgctcttagtctaaagagagtctgattaacaaatacattcaaacaGGTACACTCATAAGTCATACGCACACACTCTCATCATGAACTTGGTCTTACTTCACCGTTGAGAAACAACACTACTCTAACTCAGCTTCTCACTGCGATAAATTCATTCCGCCGTGAACCAGCGACAATATGCTCAAATGCGCTCTCCTTTCTGGCGGCCATGTCACTTAAAATTGGTTGTTTACGATTTTTCGGAGGTCTACAATGGCATAAAAAAGTCGATGTACTATgagtcaaatttttttttcgacGCCGCTTCTTATTGCTGTATTTATGTTAATGCACTCGGACAACGTTCTCTTTTAGGCCTTTTAACCAATAAATACATGCAACCTAGAGAGATGGTCGTATCTCTTTAATGAATGTGGTATCAATGTtcgattcaaatttcaatcggTCCCTCACAATCTCACTTGCTTCCAAATTTGAGCCCCCCTAAATATtattcctggttccgccactggttGCCTGTGCTGTAATATAATATGAATTAGTAGTACTTTGGGTATTTTAAAAAAAGCTCCGCTTAATATTATGACAGTCTCAGTTATCGAGTTTTTTAATTAGATTTATCAATCTCATAATCTATATTACAGATATTACATTTAATTATGGTCGTTATCAGGAATCCAAACTAATCGGTTGACCTACCGATTCATGATTTAttagggattttttttttataaattagaaatttttaGTCAAATCTCAGTATAATCGATAAATCGGTAAAATATATTCTAAGGATTACTTaggaattttaaataaatccagaatttactaaataaaacaattatatatatataatcataactaATATAGAAAGTAttacacaaaaatataaaaataacttttgaaagtcagtcaaaaataaaattttggctAAGAAAAGTCTAAAAGGTGGACGGGGTagtaatttgttaaatttatatcCAGTTTGGTTACCTCATCATAAAACATAAGCTTTAGATCAATAACGTCGATCACTCAAAAGCATGCCGAAGAAATGGACTACGAAAATTCTTCCAATTCTAGAACCTGAAACTGAAAATATTTGCTGTCACAGAAACTATGGTTACTATTGGTGAACTCTTGTTTTTATTCATTGTCAATCGGAATGAAAAATTTCATTGGAAAAGAAAGAGACCGCCAACCTTCTACACAACAACAAAATACATGCCCATTACACTAATAGATACTGGAACCTAAAAGAGCAAAATCTGTTACTGGTAGCAACGTGTATAGCATTCTTAGTGCAATGTTTCCTCGAATTTCCAAGTACTGATTTTGAGTTCAACTGCCAACCTTTAGATACcaggcttttttttttttttttggggggggggggggggggcactGTCAAAACAAATGCGACTGAATCTTTGGATCGGATCATGGTCTCTCCATTGTGAAGCCTTTGTGGGCCATTTTAAAGAATCATTCTTcagcttagagcaagtccaatgatgatgttaaaatagatgtagctatttttataatttgaaaccaaaaagtgatttttgatgctaaaatagaacttatGATCCAATGGTAAATGTAAAATAGAACCAAACATATCCAAATAAAGCTATATTCTCATTACATGATCTTAAAGtacataactatatttgtcattattactttattaatgtattttgtcacttgcatgcttatgtggcaattatagcacCATCTATACTTGATTCTATatttagaaccaagtatagcattttgctattttacattcaagtttagcatcccattggagttgagttttgtGCTTgagtgctatattatagcaatagcacctaCTTTAACACctccattggacttgctcttaaagaTGGTAAAGGAAAGAATACAACCCTTCGGTCAACCACGATCATCACTCTTTTTAAGCAAATCTAAATCAACAAAACAAGCATTCCTCAATCGTAGGATAGACAGCGAAGACAGTGGCACTGAAAACCAAACCCTTCGGACAGGAGAGTTTGCCGGGCTTTATAATTCATGCTAGCATCAATATAACATATGCGTAGTTCTTCTCCTGCAAAGCAACAAAGCAAAAAGAAGACATAATGAGCCCTACAAGTGAtgatcaataatttttttaataaaactataataatttattgataaCGCAAAGTATGCCCAATACATACTGAACTTTGTGTCAACACAATTCGCACATCTGATAATAAAAACTATTCATTACTAATCACTAATCTTTTTTCTTATACAGAACAACGTTTTactatctatatataatatcttccAAAATCAAGCACTCCTAAACTTATAGACTAGGAGAGGTCGCCCCCTGCCCATATTCAGGGACGGGTCTCTTTGATGTATGTATTTCATTCACTTGTCAAGTTTGGCAGTTCAGATTATGGTACATTTAAATCTACATCAATATCCCTCTCTCCCCTCTTTACATGGTAATTTGTGAATGAAAACAAGACTAGTCAATATGCAGTCAGATGATCAAGTTACAATGTTAGAGGGAAACGAAAAAGGATAGTAGAGTTCACCTTCTTCAATGTCACGAAGAGCCTTCACTCTTGCATTTACATTTTCAATCCATAAAATGTGTACATTAGGATCTATAAGCacaaaaataaaacttaaaGTTAGCAAGTTAACATTGATTGATAATCATTGCATATTTTATGTCTACTCCAATGCGCTATCAAATGAGTGTTATGTAAGAAACAGAAGATtagaatatatcatatatgaaaaGGAACAACATATGAATACAGAGTGTTCGGCATGAACAGTGatattttcttattattatgATTTGATCCACGGATGAGAACATGATAAACATTGTAAAAAATTTATCACTTTTGAGAAGAATACTCTACTAAAATAGAGGATTCTCACCACAATCATGATTATAAAAGGATGGAAGCATATAGATGGCACTGCCAACAGCAGCTTCGGCATTtactgatgatgatgctgacagTAAAAGATCTTCATATGATCCACCAACCAATTCAATGCGGAATGCATTAATACGTATCCGTGCCAGAACACCAATGTACCATTGCTTGGTTAAGACTAGAAAAGTAAAATAATAGATCCATTACACTCCCTTTGAGAGTAAGGCATCAGTcacaatgaaaattatatatacatatatcaagCTTAAAGAGTTACAAGCCATCTTTTCGCCTGTCAAATCTGCATCTAAGAGAGCACATCTTAGCAAGCCGAATTCCTCTTCCATCTGAAAATATCATGATGCATGGCATGAAGATTGAAAATAAAAGGAATACAACAGTGTTCTGAAACCTTAGAAACATGCCATATTTAAAAATAGATAGAATACAATATCAATGTCACAAGTAAAGGACCTATAAGTAGGTCTAAGAGctgataaattaattaacttattACGGATTAGATAAGACTAAAAGACTGCATGCCCTGTTGAGATTTAATTCTAGCTTGTATATCCAGTACCTGGAATGCA
Coding sequences:
- the LOC108221011 gene encoding fatty acyl-CoA reductase 2, chloroplastic, with amino-acid sequence MMESLSLSSIPVAPKASTRLSQMQSRCLLAKRNGMIYCQSGKNVVKTSKVSSVLTDRSTVISPDNGSALLDAAGSLVLNPNRNGQAEIVAKDLVPYNGTLIDVHEKGIGIVKFLQGKGLLITGATGFLAKVLIEKILRTVPDVGKIYLLIKAKNKEAANERMKNEIINTELFKCLKQKHGKSYQAFMLSKLVPVVGNVCESNLGLDDDMATAIMHDVDIIVNSAANTTFDERYDVSLDINTGGPSRVMTLAKKCTKLKLFLQISTAYVNGQRQGRVMEKPFCVGDSIARESHTFGKPGTSNLPKLNVRDELEFVLDPKQGLEGNALAQNMKALGSERAKKYGWQDTYVFTKAMGEMLIDNLRGDIPVVIIRPSVIESTYKEPFPGWMEGNRMMDPIVLYYGKGQLTGFLVDPNGVLDVVPADMVVNATLAAMAKHGSAAKSESNIYQIASSVVNPLVFQDLAELLYQHFNSLPCVDSKGRPIHVPAMKLFKSMDDFSSHLWRDTIHRIGLTDLPNPNKKDSRKLENICRKSVEQAKYLAKIYAPYSFYGGRFDNSNTERLMACMSEEEKQIFGFNVGSIDWKDYISNVHIPGLRRHVMKERGMCS